The Deltaproteobacteria bacterium genome contains the following window.
TGTTGCCGTCCCCCACCCAGGCGATGCGGAGATTTTCCAGGTTTTCTATTCCGCCCTTTTCCTCTATCACCGTCTGGATGTCCGAAAGAATCTGGCAGGGGTGGTAGAGGTCGGTCAGCGCGTTTATGATGGGGATGTCCGCGTTGTCCGCAAATTCCGTAAGAAGGTCCTGGGAAAAGGTGCGGATGACCAAAACGTCCAGGTAGCGGGACAGGACCCTTGCCGTGTCGGCGATGGGTTCGTCGCGGTTGATCTGGGTGTCCTTGGCGTTGATGAACATGGGAAGCCCGCCAAGCTGGTTCATGGCGGCCTCGAAGGATACCCTGGTTCGGGTGGAGGGCTTGTCGAAAAGAAGCCCCGCCGTCCTTCCCCGCAAGGGTTGATCCAGTATTCCCCGCTTCTGCCGCTCCTTTAAGTCGATTGCGTCGGCGAAAAGCTCTTCCATCTGCTGGCGGGACAAGTCCCATAAGGTGGTGATGTCTGTTTTCAATGCATTAAGTCCCGTAAATGTCGTTGATCGAAAAGCATGTAGGTTGGGTGGTTCCGAGCCGGAAGGCGAGGGTTCACCCAACATTTTTTTCCAACCCGGCGAGCCGATTGTTGGGTGAACCCCGGCCTAAAGGCCGGAAAACACCCAACCTACATCAGGTTACCGATGTTCTTATTGATCAAAATTCCGCCAAAAGCCCGTCCAGCGTCTCAATCATAAGGTCCACGTGCTCCTTTTGAACGATAAGGGGCGGGATGAACCGCAACACGTCGCCCTGGGTGCAGTTGACCAGATACCCCTTCTCCCTCATGGCCCCGACCAGAGCGCCTGCGTCCTTTTTGAGCTTCAGGCCCAGAAGGAGCCCCCGGCCCCTTACCTCGTCGGCCACATCGTGCTTTTCCGCGAGGGCCTTCAAGCGTTCGATGAAATAGGCGGAGACCATTTGCGCCTTTTCCAGCACGCCTTCTTTTTCCAGGGTCTTGCACACGGCGAGCGCCGCCGCGCAGACCAAGGGAGTTCCACCGAAGGTGGAGGCGTGGGTGCCGGGGGTGAAGGCCGCCATCGCCTTTTCGGTGGCCA
Protein-coding sequences here:
- the argF gene encoding ornithine carbamoyltransferase translates to MLGEPSPSGSEPPNLHAFRSTTFTGLNALKTDITTLWDLSRQQMEELFADAIDLKERQKRGILDQPLRGRTAGLLFDKPSTRTRVSFEAAMNQLGGLPMFINAKDTQINRDEPIADTARVLSRYLDVLVIRTFSQDLLTEFADNADIPIINALTDLYHPCQILSDIQTVIEEKGGIENLENLRIAWVGDGNNVAHSWIEAAGILGLELVLACPKGYHPSDRVLSRAVKEGHGRISVGEDPRESAKNADVIYTDVWASMGQESESRARKKLFSGFSVDENLVALAKEDVIVMHCLPAHRGEEISHEVMEGPRSVVWDQAENKLHMHKAVLNAVITKWR